One window of Streptomyces sp. NBC_00273 genomic DNA carries:
- a CDS encoding RsmB/NOP family class I SAM-dependent RNA methyltransferase → MSEQPRQPRRKPAPAGAGGKQAKPYRRPQKDPVRMLAFEVLRAVDERDAYANLVLPPLLKKARQDENFQARDAALATELVYGTLRRQGTYDAVIKACIDRPLREVDPPVLDVLSLGAHQLLGTRIPTHAAVSASVELARVVLGDGRAKFVNAVLRKIAAHDLDAWLERVAPPYEDDAEEHLAVYHSHPRWVVSALWDALGGGRAGIEDLLEADNERPEVTLVARPGRSTPEELLEAVGEDSALPGRWSPYAVRMAEGGEPGALEAVREGRAGVQDEGSQLVAMALAAAPVEGRDERWLDGCAGPGGKAALLAALAAQRGAFLLASEKQPHRARLVERALAGNPGPYQVIAADGTRPAWLPGSFDRVLMDVPCSGLGALRRRPEARWRRRPEDLEGFAPLQRGLLREALSAVRVGGVVGYATCSPHLAETRVVVDDVLKGRGAGHSPVSAELIDARPFMAGVPALGDGPDVQLWPHLHGTDAMYLALLRRTA, encoded by the coding sequence GTGAGCGAACAGCCCCGTCAGCCCCGTCGCAAGCCCGCCCCCGCAGGGGCGGGCGGCAAGCAGGCCAAGCCCTACCGCCGGCCCCAGAAGGACCCCGTCCGGATGCTGGCCTTCGAGGTGCTGCGGGCGGTGGACGAGCGCGACGCCTACGCCAACCTCGTACTGCCGCCCCTGCTGAAGAAGGCCCGCCAGGACGAGAACTTCCAGGCGCGCGACGCGGCGCTGGCCACCGAGCTGGTCTACGGGACGCTGCGCCGCCAGGGCACCTACGACGCCGTCATCAAGGCGTGCATCGACCGCCCGCTGCGGGAGGTGGACCCGCCGGTGCTGGACGTGCTCTCGCTCGGCGCCCACCAGCTGCTCGGCACCCGCATCCCCACGCACGCGGCGGTCTCGGCGAGCGTGGAACTGGCCCGGGTGGTGCTCGGGGACGGGCGCGCCAAGTTCGTGAACGCCGTCCTGCGGAAGATCGCCGCGCACGACCTGGACGCCTGGCTGGAGCGCGTCGCCCCGCCCTACGAGGACGACGCCGAGGAACACCTCGCGGTGTACCACTCGCACCCCAGGTGGGTCGTCAGCGCCCTGTGGGACGCGCTAGGCGGCGGGCGCGCGGGCATCGAGGACCTGCTGGAGGCCGACAACGAACGCCCCGAGGTGACCCTGGTGGCCCGCCCGGGCCGGTCCACTCCGGAGGAGCTGCTGGAGGCGGTCGGCGAGGACTCGGCGCTGCCGGGCCGCTGGTCGCCGTACGCCGTCCGGATGGCCGAGGGCGGCGAACCGGGCGCGCTGGAAGCGGTCCGCGAGGGCCGCGCGGGCGTGCAGGACGAGGGAAGCCAGCTGGTGGCCATGGCGCTGGCGGCCGCACCGGTCGAGGGCCGCGACGAGCGGTGGCTCGACGGCTGCGCCGGCCCGGGCGGCAAGGCGGCGCTGCTCGCGGCGCTCGCGGCGCAGCGCGGAGCGTTCCTGCTGGCCTCGGAGAAGCAGCCGCACCGGGCCCGGCTCGTGGAGCGCGCGCTCGCGGGCAACCCGGGCCCGTACCAGGTCATCGCGGCCGACGGCACTCGCCCGGCATGGCTGCCGGGCTCCTTCGACCGGGTCCTGATGGACGTCCCGTGCTCGGGCCTGGGCGCGCTGCGCCGCCGCCCGGAGGCCCGCTGGCGCCGCCGCCCGGAGGACCTGGAGGGCTTCGCGCCGCTCCAGCGCGGGCTGCTGCGCGAGGCGCTGTCGGCGGTTCGGGTGGGCGGCGTCGTCGGCTACGCCACGTGCTCGCCGCACCTGGCGGAGACCCGGGTCGTCGTGGACGACGTCCTGAAGGGCCGCGGTGCGGGCCACTCCCCGGTGTCCGCGGAACTGATCGACGCGAGGCCCTTCATGGCGGGAGTCCCGGCCCTGGGCGACGGCCCGGACGTCCAGCTGTGGCCCCACCTGCACGGCACGGACGCGATGTACCTGGCGCTGCTGAGGCGGACGGCGTAG
- the rpe gene encoding ribulose-phosphate 3-epimerase, whose protein sequence is MAAQIYPSILSADFARLAEEAKAVEGADWLHVDVMDNHFVPNLTLGMPIVESLSRATDTPLDLHLMIEDPDRWAPQYVEAGAGSVTFHAEAAAAPVRLAREIRAKGARASMALKPATPIEQYEDILPELDMLLIMTVEPGFGGQPFLDIMLPKIRRTRELIAKHGLELWLQVDGGVSASTIERCAEAGADVFVAGSAVYGAVDPATAVRTLREQAGAAIAAAPWACDH, encoded by the coding sequence ATGGCCGCTCAGATTTATCCCAGCATCCTGTCCGCCGACTTCGCCCGACTCGCCGAGGAGGCGAAGGCCGTCGAGGGGGCCGACTGGCTGCACGTCGACGTCATGGACAACCACTTCGTCCCGAACCTGACCCTCGGCATGCCGATCGTGGAATCGCTGAGCAGGGCCACGGACACTCCGCTGGACCTCCACCTGATGATCGAGGACCCGGACCGCTGGGCCCCCCAGTACGTGGAGGCCGGAGCGGGATCGGTCACCTTCCACGCCGAGGCGGCCGCCGCGCCCGTGCGGCTCGCGCGGGAGATCCGGGCCAAGGGGGCGCGGGCCTCGATGGCGCTCAAGCCCGCGACGCCGATCGAACAGTACGAGGACATCCTCCCCGAGCTCGACATGCTGCTGATCATGACGGTCGAGCCCGGCTTCGGCGGCCAGCCCTTTCTGGACATCATGCTCCCGAAGATCCGCCGTACCCGGGAGCTGATCGCCAAGCACGGTCTGGAGCTGTGGCTCCAGGTCGACGGCGGGGTCTCCGCCTCGACCATCGAACGGTGTGCCGAGGCCGGCGCGGACGTGTTCGTGGCCGGCAGTGCGGTCTACGGGGCGGTCGATCCGGCCACCGCCGTGCGCACGCTGCGTGAGCAGGCGGGTGCGGCGATCGCAGCCGCGCCGTGGGCTTGCGACCACTGA
- the fmt gene encoding methionyl-tRNA formyltransferase has product MKLVFAGTPEVAVPALDALIASGRHEVAAVITRPDAPAGRGRHLVASPVAERAEEAGIEVLKPVRPRDPDFQARLREIDPDCCPVVAYGALLPKSALDIPRHGWVNLHFSLLPAWRGAAPVQQSIIAGDQVTGASTFRIEEGLDTGPVYGVLTEEIRPTDTSGDLLTRLAFAGSGLLAATMDGIEDGTLRAVEQPHDGISHAPKITVEDARIDWTAPAMRADRVVRGCTPAPGAWTVFRGERLKLISLGLVPDRTDLEPGELAPAKNNVYAGTGSHAVELLWVQPQGKKPMRAADWARGVRIAPGERLGGADVG; this is encoded by the coding sequence CGCCGTCATCACCCGGCCCGACGCACCGGCCGGCCGGGGCCGCCACCTCGTCGCCAGCCCGGTCGCCGAACGCGCCGAGGAAGCGGGCATCGAGGTGCTCAAGCCCGTCCGCCCCCGCGACCCGGACTTCCAGGCCCGGCTGCGCGAGATCGACCCGGACTGTTGCCCGGTCGTCGCCTACGGCGCCCTGCTCCCCAAGAGCGCCCTCGACATCCCCCGGCACGGCTGGGTCAACCTGCACTTCTCGCTGCTGCCCGCATGGCGCGGAGCCGCGCCCGTCCAGCAGTCGATCATCGCGGGGGACCAGGTCACCGGCGCCTCCACCTTCCGCATCGAGGAAGGCCTGGACACCGGCCCGGTCTACGGCGTCCTCACCGAGGAGATCCGGCCCACCGACACCAGCGGCGACCTGCTCACCCGGCTCGCCTTCGCCGGGTCCGGACTGCTCGCCGCCACCATGGACGGCATCGAGGACGGCACCCTGCGCGCCGTCGAGCAGCCCCACGACGGGATCTCCCACGCGCCCAAGATCACCGTGGAGGACGCCCGGATCGACTGGACCGCTCCCGCGATGCGCGCCGACCGCGTCGTCCGCGGCTGCACGCCGGCCCCGGGCGCGTGGACCGTCTTCCGCGGGGAACGCCTCAAGCTGATCTCGCTCGGCCTGGTGCCCGACCGCACGGACCTGGAACCGGGCGAGCTGGCCCCCGCCAAGAACAACGTGTACGCCGGCACCGGCTCGCACGCCGTGGAGCTGCTGTGGGTGCAGCCGCAGGGCAAGAAGCCGATGCGGGCCGCCGACTGGGCGCGCGGGGTGCGGATCGCTCCCGGCGAGCGGCTCGGCGGAGCCGACGTAGGCTGA